The genomic window CAAATCGAGTACCGGAAGCATGCATTCCAGTATCGGCAACTGGCTACACGAACGCCACCGTTTCCACCATCACTTAGCCCTTGCGCTAACTGTTCACCGACTGATACTTTGCCTTATGGCTCAGTATTCGAACCTGCTCGACGATGTCTTTCAAGCTCTGTCGGACCCCACACGCAGAGCCGTCGTCGACCGGCTCGGACGAGGACCGGCCAGCGTGAGCGAGCTGGCCGAACCGTTCGACATGGCGTTACCTTCGTTCATGAAACATGTCCGAATGCTCGAATCCGGCGGACTGATCACCACACGCAAAGTGGGACGAGTTCGGACGTGCACCCTGCAGCGATCGCCGCTCACCACCATCGAGGAATGGCTGCATCACCAACAACGAGTGTGGGAAGCACACACCGACCGCCTCGAACACTTCGTCACCTCACCCGTCGCACATCAGGAGGATCCCCTATGACCCAAACGACAGATTCCCAGCTCGACCTCACCGTCTCGCGCATCATCAAAGCGCCGAGAGCGCGGGTGTGGGCAGCCTGGACGACACCTTCACAGCTCGAGCAGTGGTGGGTACCCGCGCCTGCGCGTTCCAGAGTCGTCGAACTCGATCTCACCCCCGGTGGTTCGTTCCTCACCGAAATCAGCGAGGGCGGTGGGGAATTCGGTCCACACATCGCTGGTTGCTTTCTCGCCGTCGATCCGCTGGAGCGGATCGTCTTCACCAATGCGCTCGTGTCCGGTTGGCGTCCAGCCGAAAATCCGTTCATCACCGCGTCCATCACGTTCGCCGAGCACCCCGAAGGCACCGAATACACTGCGCTGGTCAAACACAAGGACACGGCGGACGCCGCCCAGCACCGAGATCTCGGCTTCTACGACGGATGGGGAACGGTGACCGAACAGCTGGCCGCTCTCACCGAAGCTACTCACAGCGGTTAACGCCTACGTCCACATGCATAGCGGTCATGTCGCACCCACACGCTCGATCAGCGCCCTTAAGCTTGCGACGACAGTCCTAACTCTCGACATTCCGGGCCCTTTGGCCTAAATTGAGCTAAAGCATGCCGACGCAAGCCCAGGAGTCGAAGATGGCATTCCCCCGGCGGCGGACCAAGACGTCACCCAGCCTGTTGGCCGAGGCTTTCACCCAACGCAGGCATCGACTCGGACTGACCCAGGCCGACTTGGCTGCACTTGCCGGCGTCGGGCGATCTACCGTGCAATCCATCGAATCGGGAAAGGACTCGATTCAACTGGACGGCGTTCGAGCCGTTGCTGATGCACTGGGCTGCGACATCACCCTCGTCACGCGCGCGGGGGCACCGATCGCGCCCGGTCCATGAGCACCACAGACCTGCGCCAGGTGGACGTCGCGGACGTCTACAAGGCGGACAGATTCGCCGGAACTCTGACGCGCGCAGGCAACAACGTCGAGTTCCGGTACTCGCCCGGATACCTAGACGATCCAGCGTCCGCCGATCTGGCCTGGTCCATCCCGAAATCGTCGGTTGCGAGCATCGCGACCGGCGGTAGTGTGCCGCCATTCTTTGCAGGCCTTCTACCGGAGGGGGCGCGATTGTCCGGCGTGGTCACAGCCGCCAAGACTTCGGAGGACGACCATTTCACAATTCTGCTGGCCGTCGGATCGGACACCGTCGGCGACGTTCGAGTTGTTCCACACGGAGCGCAACTCACCACCACAGTTGCCGCCTTCGACCCACGTGAGCCCAGTCCCGATTTCCGCGCGCTGTTCGACGCTGTAACCGGAGTCGGATCCCTCGACCTCGACGCAACGGCGCTGCCCGGCGTGCAGGGCAAGGTGTCGGCCCAGATGTACTCGACCCCGATCGCGACGACGACCGGCCCGGCGATCCTGAAACTCGCGCCGCCGGCGAGGCTTCCCCTGCTCGTACAGAATGAACACTTCTTCATGAATGCGGCGCGGGCCGCCGGCATCGCCACACCACATACCCGAATCATCCACGATGTCAACGGAATAGCAGCGCTCCTCGTCGAAAGGTTCGACCGGAGCGAAAACCTCCGGATTCCGCAGGAAGACGCGTGCCAAGTGAGTTCGGTCTATCCGGCCGCGAAGTACCGGATGAAGACCGAAGGTGTCGTCCAGACCTTGGCTGGCACCGTCGAACGGGGCGGTGGCTCCGCACGTCAAACAACGCTTCAGCTTTTGCGGCTCACCGCATACTCGTACCTGATCGGCAACGGCGACCTCCACGGTAAGAACTATTCGATTCACCTGAACGAGCGCGGACTCTGGTCGGTGACGCCCGGCTACGACCTCCTCTGCACTCAGCCGTACGCAGGATGGAAGGATCCAATGGCACTGAACCTCTTCGGCCGCGCGAACCGATGGAACCGAGCGCACGTGGTGGAGTCCGCTACTCGACTCGGGCTACCGGAACGAGCTACGCACCGCATGCTCGACGAGGTAATCGGAGGTGTTCGCGCGGCTATGTTGTCGGTGGAATCGATTGGCTTCGACGACCGCGAGACCACGCGGCTCAGCGACTTCGTCACGACTCGATGCCGCGAACTGTCCTCGTAAGCCCTTGACGCCGCAGACCTCGCGTCGTAATCTACAACCAAATGGTTGTAGATGAAGTCAGTGACGCCGACCTCGACCGCCTGTTCCAGGCGTTCGCAGACACCACTCGTCGCGACATCGTGTCGAGGGTTCTCTCCGGAGAGCACTCGGTGTCCGGCCTCGCTGCTCACTACTCCATGAGTTTCGCAGCCGTGCAGAAACACGTTGCGATTTTGGAGCGCGCTTCGGTCGTGACGAAGGAGAAGCGTGGACGGGAGCAGATCGTGCGAATCCACCTGCTGGGCATAGAAAGAGCGCGATCACTGCTGGCCGAGTACGAAAAGATCTGGCGACAGCGCGTCGACCGGATCGCCGACATTCTCGCCGAAGAACAGGGAGACCTTTCATGACTGTCATCAGCACCACGCAGAACCCAGAACAACTGAGTTTCACGATCGTGGCCGAGTTCGACGCGAAAGTCGAACGCGTCTGGCAGATCTGGGAAGACCCCGCCAGCTCGAACGCTGGTGGGGCCCACCCACCTGGCCCGCAACGTTCGAGCTGCACGAGTTCACCCCAGGCGGCAAAGCCAACTACTACATGACCGGTCCCGACGGCGAAAAAGCCCGCGGCTGGTGGGTTTTCACAAAGATCGACGCGACCAACTCACTGGCTTTCAACGACGGTTTCGCCGACGACAACTGGGATCCGGTCGATTCTCTGGGTGTCACACGGGCCGTCGTCACCCTGGAAGACCTCGGCGGCCGGACCAGGATGACGACGTCGTCGAACTTCGACAGTGCCGAGCAGATGCAGAAAATGATCGAGATGGGCATGGAAGAGGGCATGAGCCTCGCGATGGGTCAGATCGACGAGATTCTGCGCTGACGCCACCGCACGGGTCATTCCGCAGGCGGCACTCCCGCCCCCACGGGTCATTCCGCAGGCTGCACTCCCGCCGCACTCCAGATTCCCAGTTCGTTTCCGCTTGGATCAGTGAAATGGAAACGCCGGCCACCAGGGAATTCGTACGGTCCGTTGGTCACCTCTCCACCGGCAGACGTCACTGAGTCGACAGATGCGTCGAGGTTGTCCGAGTAGAGAAGCACGAAGGGTCCGCCGGACAGTGGCGGTTCAGTCGAGAAGGCCAAGCCCCCGACCTCCTCGCCGTCGGCGCCCTTGATTCCGGCGTACTCGGGCCCGTACGCATTGAACTCCCATCCGAACGCATCGGCGTAGAACGCCTGCGCTGCGGCCAGATCGGTGACCGTCAGCTCGATGTAATTCAGTCGATGGTGCTGGTTGGTAGTCATGCCGAAACCCTACCCACGTGAACGAAAATACGTAGTGGGCTATGTATTTTCGTTCACGGGCGCGGAGCCCCTATCGAGCTGACGGTGAACGGCTCCACAGGTTCTCCCCCGCGCTTGTCGAACTGACTGTTGACTACGAGGAGTCGGTCTTCTGTTGCAGCCACGGTGGTCGGGTACGCGAACGACTCGTCGGTGATCTCACCGAGAACACGACCGGTCCGTCCGTCGTCGGACAGATCGACCCGGGAGATGAGCCCGTCCCGGTTGCGCACGACGTAGAGCGTGTCGTCGTCGAGCTCGAGCCCGTCGGCATTCACGAGCGTCTCGCCCCCGAGGTCTACCTGCGTGATCTCCTTCGAGCGCGCGTCGACACGGTACAGATTGCCGGTCGAGGACTGCGCGACCACGAGCGCGTCGTCGTCGACTTCGACGATCCCGTTGGCGTTGAAACCCTCGCCGTAGACAAACGGCGAACCGGTGAAGTCGACGAACGCTTCGAGCGGTCCCTCTTGAGCGCCGTCACGCACCTTATCGGCGGGGATACGGAACAAGGCCGGGCTTCTCGAATCGGTGATGAACGCGTCACCGTTGTCGGCGATGACCACGTCGTTCAAGAAGGTGGCGTCCTCACCGAGTCCGTTGGTGAAGGTTCCGACCAGGGCACCGGAAACGCTGTCGTAGACCCACACCTTTCCGGTCGCGCCGCCTGCGATGACGAGCCGGTTCACGTCGTCGACGTCGTTGTCATCCCCGTCGTCGTCGCCGTCGGTCACGTCGATGCCGGCCGCACCGATCCGGCCGTCTGCCCCGCCGGGCAGGAACACCTGCAGCTCTGGTGTCCCGAGCGTCCCGCGGAACACTGTGCCGTCTCCGGTGGCTGTCACGTAGAACGTCTCGTCGTCGGCGGTGATGCCTTCGGGAAACACGCCCGTGCCGGGCAGCGTGTAGATATCGGCAGTCGACGCCGGGGCGGAGGACGCCTGCGTGCTCGGCGAGCTGCTGGTCGGGGCACCGGTGGTACTGGACTCGGAGGAACTGCATGCGCCGACGAGCAGCGCGGCGGTGGCGAGGGCAGGGACGGCGAGGAGTGCGCGATTCACACTCACCAGTGTTCCATATGTCCGAATATGCTCGGCGGAAGTCGAATCGGCGGGCCTACTGCCGGCCTTCAACCCCGAGCGGACGCACCTGCCGTAATCGTCCGTACAGCACCGATGGCACCGTGATCCTGAAGCGCACGCTTCGCTCGCTGATAGGCACCACGCAGCCGAGGACTCGACGCCATAGCCCCGAACAGCGCGGGATTGTCGAGGAACTGCCCCGGATTGTCATGATCGGTCCAGGACAGTCGACGTAAGTGCTCGGCCTCTCCATCGATCATCGCCACATCGCCGCGCTCGTAGACACCACACCAAGCTGCAAGAGCAAGTGCTGCATGCTCGATCGAATCGTCCCGCGCAAGTCGGTCTCGAACCACCGGTAGTACGAACTTAGGGATTCGGGCCGAGGCGTCGACGATCTGTCGTTCGAGAGTATCGGCCACCGCGAGGCTGGAAAAGCGCGCGAGTAGCTGATCGATGTACTGCGAGATGTCTATCCCTGGCACCTCCGCCAGCGTGGGCGCCGCTTCGTTTCGCATGTACGACTCGACGAAGGCTCCCAGGTCTGGGTCGGCCAGAACCTCGTGAACGTAGGTGTACCCGGCGAGAATACCCAGGTAGCTCATGACCTGGTGCGACGCATTGAGCAAGCGCAATTTCATGTTCTCGTACGGCACCACATCGGCGACGAGTTGGACTCCGACGTCACCGAAAGGCGGCCGTCCGAACGAGAAGGTGTCTTCGAGTACCCACTGTGTGAACGATTCGGAGCGTACCGGCCACTGGTCGACGATGCCGACACTGTCGCGAACCGCATCGAGCACATCGGAAGTGGTTGCGGGAGTTATACGGTCGACCATCGAGCTTGGAAACGCAACCTCGGTGTCGATCCAGGCGGCGAGATCGGCGTCATGATGTCTGGCGAACGCAGTAAGTGCCGTCCGCGCAACAACACCGTTGTGGGAGATGTTGTCGCAGGACATCACCGTGAACGGTGGGATGCCGCGGTTACGCCGCAGTCCGAGGGCTACGGTCAGAAATCCGAACACGCTCGACGGTACCGACAGATCCAACAGGTCGTGCAGCACTGCTTCGTCTTTCGGCTCGAACGCACCGGTCGCATCGTTGACGCCGTATCCCGCTTCGGTGATGGTCAGAGACACGATCATCGTCGACGGACAGCTGAGCAACTCCACCACACCTACCGGATCATCGGGGGCGTAGACGAAGTCAGCGATCGAACCGACGATTCGCGCATCGCGGTTCCCCTCGGGATCTACGGTCACCACCGTGTAGAGGTGGTCCTGGGCTTCCAACACGTCGGCGATCCTGCGATCGCCCGGCAGTACGCCTACTCCGCAGATCGCCCAGTCCAGGTTGCCATTGTTCAGTAGCTGCTCGACGTAGACGGCCTGATGCGATCGATGGAATGCTCCGACTCCGAAATGAACTATCCCGCAGTGTAGCTCGTCGAATGCGTAAGCAGGTCGCGAGACCTCCGATCCGATCTCACCCAGCGTGCTGCGTCGCAAATCGAACATGTCCGTTCCTACCTCGATGGTGGCGCCTCGATGGTGACAGTTGGTGAGCGGTGGCGCTCCCGGGCATCACTGCCGCCAGGAGCACCACCGCAGTATCGGGGATCAGCAGGCGGATTTGTAGACGTACTGGGCGCCGTCACCGTCGATGTTCTCGGCGGTGATCACGTGGAAACCGGTCGAGATCTCAGCGGTCACAGGCTTGTCGTTCAGGGCAGCCATTGCCTGCTCGACTCCATCGGTGCCGATGGTGTCCGGCTGCTGCGCAATGAGTGCCTGCACTGTGCCCTCACGGAGCTGCTTGACCTGCGCGGGGCCTGCGTCGAAGCCGACGATCTTGACCTGGTCCTGCTTGCCGGCCTGTCGCACGCCGGTTGCCGTGCCCTCGGCAGCGAACGTGTTGGTCGCGAAGATTCCGATGATGTCGGGATCCTTCGACAGCGCGGCGGAGACCAGACGAGCGGCTTCGGCCGGATCGTTGTGGCTGTATTGAACTCCGAGGTATTCGAACGCCGAATTGGCATCCGCAGCTTCCTCGAATCCTGCAACGCGCGCATCTGTGGTGGAGACACCCGGATCGGTCGAGATGACGAGAATCTTGCCGCCCGACGGGTTGAGACCCTCGATAGCGTTGAACGCTTCGGCGCCGCCACCCTTGTTGTCCGACGAGATGGCCGAGACAGCAATCGACGGATCGTCGATAGTGGTGTCGACGAGGACCACCTTGATACCGGCATTCGCGGCTGCGGCGAGCGGGGCTTGCATGGCGGCCACGTCGGTCGGCGCGATGAGAATCGCCGAAGGGCGTGACGCCACAACGGAGTCCACGATCGGCTTCTGCAGCGTCGGATCGAACTTCACCGGTCCCTGGACGTCGACGGTGACGCCGGCTTCCTGAGCGGCGGCTTCGATTCCGCACTGCATGCTGATGTAGAACTCATCGCCGCTGACGCCTTGGATGAACGCGATCTTGTTGCTGTCACCGCCCGAGTCGGACGAACAACCCGCGAGGAACATTGCAGAGACGGAAGCGACACTCAGTGCAACGACAGTGGTGCGTGATGTGAACATGGTCGACTCTCTTGTATGGGATGAGGTGAGCTACGAGGAGGTAGAACTAAGGACTTCGGGACCAGAGTTTTCGGAGGGAGCTCGTCGATTGGCCGCGGCTAGCCGCATCTCGACGACGCTGGTCGAAGTAGACGGCTGCGATCAGAACCGCGCCGACTGCGACCTGCTGCCAGAAGGGCTGAACGCCGACGATCACGAAGCCGTTCTGGAGGACGGCGGGGATGAACAATCCGACCACGGTGCCGAACATGGTGCCGATTCCACCGAAAAGGCTTGTGCCGCCGATGACGACGGCTGCGATCACGTTGAGGTTGGTCTGCGATTGACCGGCGATGGCTGTGGTTCCGTACTGCGACAGCGACAGGATGCCTGCGAGTCCGGCGAGGGCACCGGAGAGAGCGTAGATCTTGACCAGGTGCATGTCCACCTTGATTCCGACCCGCCGCGCGGACTGCTCCTTGGAACCCACGGCGAACGTGTACAGGCCGAACTTGGTGCGGTGCAAAATGATTCCGAAGACGACCACGAGAACAAGAGCGATGCTGGAGATCAGCGGGATCGTCGTGGCGGGTAGGTTGCCGTATCCGATCGTGTCGACCAGCACGGGTGGAACGTCACGGATATCGACGCCACCGGTGATGACCTGCGACAGTCCGAGCGCACCGCCGAGAGTACCCAAGGTGACGATCAGCGGGGGCACTTTCGCCTTTCCGATGAGAAATCCGTTCAGCAATCCCCAAGCGAGACCGCACAATACGGACACGACGATGCCGATCGCTGCAACGCCCCAACCGTCTCCGCCGATGGCGGCCATAGTCTTGGCGGCAACGACACCGGAGAACACAAGTACCGAACCGACAGAGAGGTCGATACCGCTCGTGACGATCACGAACGTCATCCCGATGCCGAGCACGGCCAGGATGGAGACGTTCTGGATGATCTGGCGGATGTTGCCCCACTCGGGGAAGCTCCCAGGTGCCATGATCGAGAACACGATGAAGATCGCTGCCAGCACCAGCACGATCTGAAATACCTGGATTCGCGCAAGCTTGCCGAGAGATTCGACTAGATCGAACGAGTGTCGTGAGGGCTTCTCGCTCGGCGGCAACGGCTCGAGGGATGGGGAAATCGTCTGACTCATCGTGATGCTCCAGTAGTTGCGCCGGTCATCGCACCGACGAGTTCTTCCATGGTGGTGTTCTTGGCGTCCAGGGTTGCCACTCGTTTGCCCATCCGCAGCACCTGGACTCGGTCGGCAACCTCGATCACATGCGGCATCGAGTGACTGATGAAGACAACAGCCACTCCCCTGTCCGCAACTCGGCGGATGGTGTCGAGTACGTTACGGGTCTGCACCACCCCAAGCGCTGCAGTCGGTTCATCGAGGAAGACAACGCCTTTCGCCCACGCGACGGCGCGAGCAATCGCTATGGCCTGTTGCTGGCCACCGGACATCGACCCGACCGGCACCGACAAACTCCGCACGGTTGCACCAAGTTCGTCGAGCGCGTCCTGGGATTGCTTGCGCATGGTCGCGACATCGAGGAATCCGAGACTCCCCAGCACACCCTTCGCCGGCAGTTCGCGCCCGAGGAACATGTTCTGCTGCGCGTTGAGGTGAGGCGCAAGTGCCAGATCCTGGAATACGGTTTCGATACCGAGATCTGCTGCAGCGGTGGGGCTGCCCAGGTCGACTTCGGTGCCGTTGAAGAGGATCGAACCGCTGTCGAGCGCGAGGGCCCCCGACAGCGCCTTGACCATAGTCGACTTGCCCGCACCGTTGTCTCCGATGAGCGCGACGACCTCACCGGGGAAGATGTCGAAATCTGCGTCGTCGAGGGCTCGGACGTTTCCGAAGCTACGCGACAACCCCCTCGCTTCGAGGATCGGTGTCGCAGCTGGTGCAACGCTTGTCATGAGTACTCCTTGATTGACCGAGATGATTCGACGTATTGGTGGGGCGATGCAATTGGGCTTCCCAGTCCGGGGAGGGTCACTGCGAGTCCCCGTCCGGGGAGGGCCGATCAGGAACGACGACGATCAGATCGGCGCGTGACCTGGCGCCGAGGCTGAAGTCGGAATTGGGGAGGTCGACCGTCTCGGTCCACCGCTGTGCGTCGGCAAGCGACTTACCATGTCCACGTTGGCGATCGATCAGTCTCCGCGCCCGTACATCCTCGGCGACGTCGAGGTACCACACCTCATCGAGCGACGGAACGACGTTCTCCCAACCACCGTCCGGCATCAAGAGGTAGTTGCCCTCGGTGACGACGAGTGGGGTCGTTCGAGAAACGGCGATTGCGGACCCGATCGACTGCTCCAGGTCGCGATCGAACCTCGGGGCGTAGATCACATCAGTGCGCTGGTCCCGAAGTCGTTGCAGCAGAGCCGCATACCCGTCGACATCGAAAGTATCAGGCGCACCCTTACGATCCCGGCGGGACATCCTGATCAACTCCTCGTTGCTCAGGTGAAATCCATCCATCCCTACCACTACGGAATCGACACCCAGCGCGTCGTCGAGTGCTGCGCACACCGTGGACTTACCCGATCCGGGAGGGCCCGTAATGCCGAGCAGACGCCTCTGTCCACCGGAGACGATCGTCCGCGCACGAGCCACGAGATCGGAGATCATCCGATCGAAGGACTCTGGCCGGTACACCGGCCGATCGCTAGTCACTTGCATGTTCCATCTTTCGCCGACGCCCGCGCACTGCATCCACGAAAGGTGGGCTGCGGTGCCGCCGATCCCCGTGTCGAGGTTCGCTGTTCTAGCAGTGTGACCCACACAACTCCACTTGTCACGTGTTTCGCCAGAATTCATGTCACCGGTGACATGACGACGGCGTCGGTTTTCACCGCAATGTCCACCCCAGCCCTGACCCATCCGTTCACAGACCCGTCTTCAGCTGGGCAAACAACCGGAATCGATCGTTTGCGAGCGCCCGAACAAGTCGCTGCGGTACGGTTCATGACACCGATGACATCAAGCGATTTCATGCCGCCTGTGACATCGATGACATGATCAGTACGAACAGAAAAGGCAGACCCTCATGGCACAGTTCGACGGCCGAACGATCTTGGTGACAGGCGCCAGCGGGGGCATCGGCTCCGCGACGGTACGAAGGCTGGTTGCCGACGGCGCAGACGTGATCGCGGCAGGCCAATCCGTGGACGCGCTCGACAAGTTGGCCGCTGAGACCGGGGTGCGCACACTCCCGTTCGACCTCACCTCCGAGGACAGCGTCAAGGCGGCTGTCGAGGGGCTCGAACTGTACGGCGTGGTCAACTGTGCAGGCTTCGGCGGGGAAATCGCCACACCTCAGGACACCGACATCTCGGTGTTCGACAAAGTCATCAGCATCAACGCCCGCGGCAGCCTACTCGTCATCAAGTACGCCGCACCGGCGATGATCGCGGCCGGGACGGGATCCATCGTCAACGTCTCGAGCCAGGCCAGCCTCGTCGCGCTGACCGGCCACATCTCCTACGGCTCGTCCAAGGCTGCGCTCGACAACATCACGCGCGTCGCAGCACTCGAACTAGGCCCACACGGAATCCGCGTCAACGGCGTCAACCCGACCGTCGTCATGACGGAGATGTCGGCGTTCTACTGGGGACGCCCCGAGATCGAAGAACCGTTCCTCCAGCAGATGCCGCTCGGCCGCTGGGCGACCGAGGACGAGATCGCAGCGCCCATTTCGTTCCTGTTGAGCGATGATGCTTCCATGATCACCGGGGTGTCGTTGCCGGTGGACGGTGGCTACACCAGCCGATGACGAGCAGACAGGGGTAGGACCATGACCACCATGCAGGATGTCGCCGCCCTGGCCAAGGTCAGCGCGAAGACCGTCTCACGTGTGTACAACAACGATCCGCACGTGGATCCGGATACTCGCGCGCGCGTCACCGATGCCCTCGAGTCGCTCAACTACGTTCCGAACACGATGGCGACGTCGTTCCGCACCGGACAGTCCGCTGCGGTCGGCGTCGCCGTGCCCGATATCGACGATCCGTTCTTCTCTTCCATCGCGCGAGCGGTCGAGGACCGAGCGCGGGTCGACGGCATGGCCGTCCTCGTGACCAGCCTCGGCCACGACGGCAGCCAGGAACAGGCGCTGGTCGAGTCACTGTTGCGCAGGCAGCTGAGCGGCCTGATCATCGCCCCGACCGGGAACGATCACGGGTATCTGGAACGGTGGATCGACAGAACACCGACGGTGTTCGTCGACCGCGCACCGGACG from Rhodococcus sp. P1Y includes these protein-coding regions:
- a CDS encoding ArsR/SmtB family transcription factor yields the protein MAQYSNLLDDVFQALSDPTRRAVVDRLGRGPASVSELAEPFDMALPSFMKHVRMLESGGLITTRKVGRVRTCTLQRSPLTTIEEWLHHQQRVWEAHTDRLEHFVTSPVAHQEDPL
- a CDS encoding SRPBCC family protein, which gives rise to MTQTTDSQLDLTVSRIIKAPRARVWAAWTTPSQLEQWWVPAPARSRVVELDLTPGGSFLTEISEGGGEFGPHIAGCFLAVDPLERIVFTNALVSGWRPAENPFITASITFAEHPEGTEYTALVKHKDTADAAQHRDLGFYDGWGTVTEQLAALTEATHSG
- a CDS encoding helix-turn-helix domain-containing protein, whose translation is MAFPRRRTKTSPSLLAEAFTQRRHRLGLTQADLAALAGVGRSTVQSIESGKDSIQLDGVRAVADALGCDITLVTRAGAPIAPGP
- a CDS encoding type II toxin-antitoxin system HipA family toxin — encoded protein: MSTTDLRQVDVADVYKADRFAGTLTRAGNNVEFRYSPGYLDDPASADLAWSIPKSSVASIATGGSVPPFFAGLLPEGARLSGVVTAAKTSEDDHFTILLAVGSDTVGDVRVVPHGAQLTTTVAAFDPREPSPDFRALFDAVTGVGSLDLDATALPGVQGKVSAQMYSTPIATTTGPAILKLAPPARLPLLVQNEHFFMNAARAAGIATPHTRIIHDVNGIAALLVERFDRSENLRIPQEDACQVSSVYPAAKYRMKTEGVVQTLAGTVERGGGSARQTTLQLLRLTAYSYLIGNGDLHGKNYSIHLNERGLWSVTPGYDLLCTQPYAGWKDPMALNLFGRANRWNRAHVVESATRLGLPERATHRMLDEVIGGVRAAMLSVESIGFDDRETTRLSDFVTTRCRELSS
- a CDS encoding ArsR/SmtB family transcription factor, whose protein sequence is MVVDEVSDADLDRLFQAFADTTRRDIVSRVLSGEHSVSGLAAHYSMSFAAVQKHVAILERASVVTKEKRGREQIVRIHLLGIERARSLLAEYEKIWRQRVDRIADILAEEQGDLS
- a CDS encoding VOC family protein, with translation MTTNQHHRLNYIELTVTDLAAAQAFYADAFGWEFNAYGPEYAGIKGADGEEVGGLAFSTEPPLSGGPFVLLYSDNLDASVDSVTSAGGEVTNGPYEFPGGRRFHFTDPSGNELGIWSAAGVQPAE
- a CDS encoding SMP-30/gluconolactonase/LRE family protein codes for the protein MNRALLAVPALATAALLVGACSSSESSTTGAPTSSSPSTQASSAPASTADIYTLPGTGVFPEGITADDETFYVTATGDGTVFRGTLGTPELQVFLPGGADGRIGAAGIDVTDGDDDGDDNDVDDVNRLVIAGGATGKVWVYDSVSGALVGTFTNGLGEDATFLNDVVIADNGDAFITDSRSPALFRIPADKVRDGAQEGPLEAFVDFTGSPFVYGEGFNANGIVEVDDDALVVAQSSTGNLYRVDARSKEITQVDLGGETLVNADGLELDDDTLYVVRNRDGLISRVDLSDDGRTGRVLGEITDESFAYPTTVAATEDRLLVVNSQFDKRGGEPVEPFTVSSIGAPRP
- a CDS encoding mannitol dehydrogenase family protein codes for the protein MFDLRRSTLGEIGSEVSRPAYAFDELHCGIVHFGVGAFHRSHQAVYVEQLLNNGNLDWAICGVGVLPGDRRIADVLEAQDHLYTVVTVDPEGNRDARIVGSIADFVYAPDDPVGVVELLSCPSTMIVSLTITEAGYGVNDATGAFEPKDEAVLHDLLDLSVPSSVFGFLTVALGLRRNRGIPPFTVMSCDNISHNGVVARTALTAFARHHDADLAAWIDTEVAFPSSMVDRITPATTSDVLDAVRDSVGIVDQWPVRSESFTQWVLEDTFSFGRPPFGDVGVQLVADVVPYENMKLRLLNASHQVMSYLGILAGYTYVHEVLADPDLGAFVESYMRNEAAPTLAEVPGIDISQYIDQLLARFSSLAVADTLERQIVDASARIPKFVLPVVRDRLARDDSIEHAALALAAWCGVYERGDVAMIDGEAEHLRRLSWTDHDNPGQFLDNPALFGAMASSPRLRGAYQRAKRALQDHGAIGAVRTITAGASARG
- a CDS encoding ABC transporter substrate-binding protein, with protein sequence MFTSRTTVVALSVASVSAMFLAGCSSDSGGDSNKIAFIQGVSGDEFYISMQCGIEAAAQEAGVTVDVQGPVKFDPTLQKPIVDSVVASRPSAILIAPTDVAAMQAPLAAAANAGIKVVLVDTTIDDPSIAVSAISSDNKGGGAEAFNAIEGLNPSGGKILVISTDPGVSTTDARVAGFEEAADANSAFEYLGVQYSHNDPAEAARLVSAALSKDPDIIGIFATNTFAAEGTATGVRQAGKQDQVKIVGFDAGPAQVKQLREGTVQALIAQQPDTIGTDGVEQAMAALNDKPVTAEISTGFHVITAENIDGDGAQYVYKSAC
- a CDS encoding ABC transporter permease is translated as MSQTISPSLEPLPPSEKPSRHSFDLVESLGKLARIQVFQIVLVLAAIFIVFSIMAPGSFPEWGNIRQIIQNVSILAVLGIGMTFVIVTSGIDLSVGSVLVFSGVVAAKTMAAIGGDGWGVAAIGIVVSVLCGLAWGLLNGFLIGKAKVPPLIVTLGTLGGALGLSQVITGGVDIRDVPPVLVDTIGYGNLPATTIPLISSIALVLVVVFGIILHRTKFGLYTFAVGSKEQSARRVGIKVDMHLVKIYALSGALAGLAGILSLSQYGTTAIAGQSQTNLNVIAAVVIGGTSLFGGIGTMFGTVVGLFIPAVLQNGFVIVGVQPFWQQVAVGAVLIAAVYFDQRRRDAASRGQSTSSLRKLWSRSP
- a CDS encoding ATP-binding cassette domain-containing protein, which encodes MTSVAPAATPILEARGLSRSFGNVRALDDADFDIFPGEVVALIGDNGAGKSTMVKALSGALALDSGSILFNGTEVDLGSPTAAADLGIETVFQDLALAPHLNAQQNMFLGRELPAKGVLGSLGFLDVATMRKQSQDALDELGATVRSLSVPVGSMSGGQQQAIAIARAVAWAKGVVFLDEPTAALGVVQTRNVLDTIRRVADRGVAVVFISHSMPHVIEVADRVQVLRMGKRVATLDAKNTTMEELVGAMTGATTGASR
- a CDS encoding nucleoside/nucleotide kinase family protein; amino-acid sequence: MTSDRPVYRPESFDRMISDLVARARTIVSGGQRRLLGITGPPGSGKSTVCAALDDALGVDSVVVGMDGFHLSNEELIRMSRRDRKGAPDTFDVDGYAALLQRLRDQRTDVIYAPRFDRDLEQSIGSAIAVSRTTPLVVTEGNYLLMPDGGWENVVPSLDEVWYLDVAEDVRARRLIDRQRGHGKSLADAQRWTETVDLPNSDFSLGARSRADLIVVVPDRPSPDGDSQ
- a CDS encoding SDR family oxidoreductase, which produces MAQFDGRTILVTGASGGIGSATVRRLVADGADVIAAGQSVDALDKLAAETGVRTLPFDLTSEDSVKAAVEGLELYGVVNCAGFGGEIATPQDTDISVFDKVISINARGSLLVIKYAAPAMIAAGTGSIVNVSSQASLVALTGHISYGSSKAALDNITRVAALELGPHGIRVNGVNPTVVMTEMSAFYWGRPEIEEPFLQQMPLGRWATEDEIAAPISFLLSDDASMITGVSLPVDGGYTSR